The following proteins are encoded in a genomic region of Salminus brasiliensis chromosome 17, fSalBra1.hap2, whole genome shotgun sequence:
- the saa gene encoding serum amyloid A: MKLTVAVLALVMMAVGVCGQWYNFPAEAVLGAADMWDAYTDMKEANWKKSDHYFHARGNYEAAQRGPGGKWVAELISDGREYLQNLNGQAPEDAVADQWANQWGREGGDPNVFRPNGLPSKY, translated from the exons ATGAAGCTGACCGTAGCTGTGCTGGCGCTGGTGATGATGGCGGTGGGAGTTTGTGGCCAGTGGTACAATTTTCCAGCTGAAGCCGTACTCG GTGCCGCAGACATGTGGGACGCCTACACAGACATGAAGGAGGCCAACTGGAAGAAATCAGACCACTATTTTCACGCACGTGGAAACTACGAAGCTGCACAGAGGGGTCCTGGAGGGAAGTGGGTTGCTGAACTGATCAG tgaTGGAAGAGAATATCTGCAGAATCTGAATGGCCAGGCACCTGAGGATGCAGTAGCTGACCAGTGGGCCAATCAATGGGGCCGTGAAGGGGGTGATCCCAATGTCTTCAGACCCAACGGACTGCCCAGCAAGTACTAA
- the rplp2b gene encoding ribosomal protein, large P2 b translates to MRYVAAYLLAALAGKDNPSASDLKKILESVGIEVDETRMGKVVSELNGKKVEDVIAQGYGKLASVPSGGAVAVAASAAPAAGGAAAPAAEEKKEEKKEESEESDDDMGFGLFD, encoded by the exons ATGCGTTACGTTGCTGCTTACCTGCTTGCCGCTCTTGCGGGCAAAGATAACCCCAGTGCCAGTGACCTCAAGAAGATCCTGGAGAGCGTTGGCATTGAGGTTGATGAGACCCGCATGGGCAAG GTTGTGTCCGAACTCAACGGCAAGAAAGTGGAGGATGTGATTGCCCAAG GCTACGGTAAACTTGCCAGCGtgccatctggtggagctgtggCAGTGGCCGCCTCCGCTGCCCctgctgctggaggagctgCAGCACCTGCAG cagaggagaagaaggaagagaagaaggaggagtcCGAGGAATCCGATGACGACATGGGATTCGGACTGTTCGACTAA